One part of the Neoarius graeffei isolate fNeoGra1 chromosome 2, fNeoGra1.pri, whole genome shotgun sequence genome encodes these proteins:
- the pthlhb gene encoding parathyroid hormone-like hormone b, with protein sequence MMLRQWSFAVLLLSIPLPVQGQPIHALSNRMRRSVSQAQLMHDRGRYLQDRKRRLWLQELFEQVHTANVWDTPSSSGSNLQPVTWGAQAPKAASSTKDFLLDFQLESTGTIDTLPQETNKEQPAATKRKKRVCLGKWREINKRRGWSCPIHAQVALRAH encoded by the exons ATGATGCTAAGGCAGTGGAGTTTTGCAGTGCTCTTACTAAGCATCCCTCTACCTGTCCAAGGACAACCCATACATGCCCTCAGCAACAGAAT GAGACGGTCAGTGAGTCAAGCCCAACTTATGCATGACCGAGGGCGCTATCTGCAGGACAGGAAGAGACGACTCTGGCTGCAGGAGCTTTTTGAACAGGTACACACTGCCAATGTGTGGGACACTCCATCCAGCAGTGGATCCAACCTCCAGCCTGTAACTTGGGGTGCCCAAGCTCCCAAAGCTGCCAGCAGCACCAAagactttcttttggactttcagCTTGAGAGCACAGGCACAATCGATACCCTGCCACAGGAGACCAACAAAGAGCAGCCAGCTGCCACTAAGAGAAAGAAGAGAGTATGTTTGGGGAAGTGGAGAGAGATCAATAAACGAAGAGGATGGTCATGCCCAATACATGCCCAAGTAGCATTAAGAGCTCATTAA
- the LOC132873896 gene encoding galanin receptor 2a translates to MVFRNLYGVIFACTCGVILGVGFGANLLVFTLFAKHNTLRKNRLDVLILSIALADFLTLLLIPFTLHSAVSFSWPLSDTSCKIYQFLLAFSLAASTYSLCAVSVARAMIITNPYQPPTTDLVVLMLILAWGLSFFISLPLRIFATKERLGPGLTNFAFCLPTIQEHHYQVILSQFVLYYFVPMLVIAVNYMRLARFLHKSPVMSMASARNTRRASLMVFLAAGTFSVCWLPGYVLELCVYLGLYRHGQAWEMFYFTCTVLQYLHPCVNPVLYVLLAKRYRGMRGAWLLQCNRKRVHPQVTSVTESF, encoded by the exons ATG GTTTTCAGGAATCTCTATGGTGTGATTTTCGCCTGTACCTGTGGTGTGATCCTGGGTGTGGGCTTCGGTGCTAACTTACTAGTGTTCACCCTCTTTGCCAAACACAACACCCTGCGCAAGAATCGTCTGGACGTGCTGATCCTCAGCATAGCTTTGGCTGACTTCCTCACGCTGCTCCTCATCCCCTTCACTCTGCACTCGGCTGTCAGTTTCTCCTGGCCTCTAAGTGACACATCTTGTAAGATTTACCAGTTCCTGCTGGCTTTCTCTCTGGCTGCCAGCACTTACTCACTATGTGCTGTCTCGGTGGCCCGAGCCATGATCATCACCAACCCTTACCAACCACCTACTACAGACCTCGTTGTGCTGATGCTCATCCTGGCCTGGGGTCTGAGTTTCTTTATCAGCTTGCCATTGCGTATATTTGCCACTAAAGAACGTCTCGGCCCTGGGCTCACCAACTTTGCCTTCTGCCTGCCCACCATCCAAGAGCACCACTATCAAGTCATACTAAGCCAGTTTGTTTTGTATTACTTTGTACCAATGCTGGTTATTGCTGTAAATTACATGCGGTTGGCTCGGTTTCTCCACAAGAGCCCAGTGATGTCTATGGCTAGTGCGCGGAATACAAGGCGAGCTTCACTCATGGTGTTCCTGGCAGCTGGGACATTCTCTGTATGCTGGCTGCCTGGATATGTCCTGGAGCTGTGTGTGTATTTGGGTCTCTACAGGCATGGCCAAGCTTGGGAAATGTTCTATTTTACCTGCACAGTGCTACAGTACCTGCACCCGTGTGTCAATCCAGTGCTTTATGTGTTGCTGGCTAAGCGCTACCGGGGAATGCGGGGAGCCTGGCTCCTTCAATGCAATCGCAAAAGGGTGCACCCGCAGGTTACTAGTGTGACTGAAAGCTTCTGA